GAGTAATCGCTTTTGCGAGGAGTATTTGGTGGATATGGGTGCTCTTCAGTGCCTCCTTCCCACCCACCAGCCTCGTGTCAGCGACCATATGGATCACATTATAACCATGATTCTAAAGGTTTGTTTGAGTTCATAAAAGGCTTCtccctttttttgtttgtttgtttgttctgtCTCCTTATCACATGGTTTCCTGTTTACAGATCATTGAGAAAGATTGTGGGTATGTTGTGGAAGGCGATGTGTTCTTTTCTGTCGACAAATCACCCAACTATGGTAAGTTATCTGGTCAGCTCCTGGAACATACCCGAGCTGGCGAGCGAGTTGCTGTTGATTCCAGAAAACGTAACCCTGCTGATTTTGCACTTTGGAAGGTACGAGACTCGAAACCTCTGTAACTTTGAGTTTATGATCAAGTGTGGTTTGAACATTATGTTGTTGCAGGCTGCAAAACCTGATGAGCCAAGCTGGGAGAGCCCATGGGGTCCAGGAAGACCGGGATGGCACATCGAGTGCAGTGCCATGAGTGCTCATTATCTGTCTCCCAGATTTGACATTCATGGTGGTGGTGCAGATCTTAAATTCCCCCACCATGAAAACGAGATCGCTCAGACATGTGCCGCATGTGAGGATGGTGGTGTTAATTACTGGTTGCATAATGGGCATGTCACTATTAACAACGAGAAGATGGCAAAGtcaaagaaaaacttcaaaacaatcAGAGAAGTACGTTTCTTTAATGTTCTCATAGGTTAAAGGCAGAGTTGTTAAcattcttttgtttcaatctgTGTAGATCACAGAAAGTTACCATCCGTTGGCTCTGAGGCACTTCTTGATGAGTGCACACTACCGGTCTCCTCTGAGTTTCTCAGCGTCGCAGCTAGACAGTTCGTCAGACGCTTTGTTTTACGTTTATCAGGTGCAGTACAGCTAGGCTTTTCCAAAGTGATGATTTATAATTCACTTGGGACTCTAACATCTCTCATCTTTGTCTATTAGACATTGCAAGATCTTGATGATGCCCTCTTGCCATATCGAGAAGCAATGGCTGAAGACGGTGGAAAAGCTCAACAGACTGCAGAAGCCAAAGACGTCATTAACAAGCTCAAAAGTGAGTTTGAAGCTAAGATGTTAGACGATTTAAATACTGCCCATATACTCACGGGTGCTTATCAAGACGCATTGAAATTCATCAATGCTTCCATCGGCAAGCTCaaggttttcttcttttcttgtttgTCACTTAACCATTCATAATAATCATTTCATACCAAACTTGTCTTGtttattttgtcaaaaattcagaaaatgcaGAAGAAACAGCGATTGTCCATGCTTGTGTCACTCGTTGAGATTGAGAAAGCAGCCACGGAAGTTCTCGATGTGCTTGGTTTGCTCACAACCCTGAGCTATGCCGAGATTCTGAAAGAAATGAAACAGAAAACACTAACAAGAGCAGGGTTGAGCGAAGAAGACATTGAACAGAAGATAGAAGAAAGGATAATGGCGCGGcagaagaaagagtttgagaaaaGTGATCAGATCAGAGCAGAATTGACTGTACATGGAATAGCATTAATggatattggcaaagagactgTGTGGAGGCCATGCTTCCCTTCTCAGGCTAATTCCAGCGATGGAGATAAGTCAACTTCCTGAAATTCAACcctttattcttcttcttctagccTTTTGTTTAAggcttttttttatctcttgttttgttttgagttgTCCCAATGACTCATAATAGACACTTGTTGCTGTTTTTTTCGTCTGTATCTTAAAGATTCACAGTGACAATTATATCAGTTACTTTGGATATTGTTCTAGAGTCAAACTTGTATCACAATGACAAACTATatcaattaacaatattttacttTGGATATTGTTCTAGAGCCAAATATGTTCTAAGATTGGAACCATTTTCAAGAAAGCAAAGGCAAAAAAATTCTAGTGAGATTACATGGACGCACCtgacatttttattatatcaacTGTAACAAAATAATGTTCTAAGAGTTGAACAAGATCAAAATCACATCACAGGGGTCATCTTTACatttctcaagttttttttttttacagtaaaAGAAGCATATTATCTCCTATCTACTTTATTCATAATGATGTTCAGAACTAATAACTCTTTTTTGGTTACACGTAGAGTAAGAGAgaagcaaacaaaacaaaaccaatcttCTCACATTGGAAATGTGGATTTGTGCTTCTTGAGTAAGGCGCAAACGTCACTGTACATGGCGATGGCATTGGAGAAAACCGCAAGGACTATCACGAAAATGGCTATAGTCTTGTCCATCTTTGTCGCTCGGTTATGACGATCCCTGCAACAAACACAAAAGAGTTACCAAAGCAGTCGTCTCTTATCTAACGAAGCAATATAGGACTTTTTACTTTAAGATGACAGCAGCAGGGAAAATGAAACCGATGCAGACAGAAGCTGTAGCTCCAATGAGTTGAAAAGCATCCCAGATGCTTGGAATGAAGTTTGCACCAACAAAGATTACAGCAATGAGAGCCGCAGTGATGGAGCGAAACCTCAGATTAGAGGTGGTAAGCGATGGAGCCGTAGGGAAAAAGAGACCGTCCACGTTAACCCGCAAAGGATAGAAGATAATAGGGAAGACAAGCATGAGATGAGCTGCATAGCTGACTCTGACTGCATCACTGATAACCAGACCATAAGGGATTTTAAGATGGGTATCAAAGTTTTTCAGAACATCATCACGAGTAGATTCACCGAACAAGAGGTATCCGAACAAGCTTGTCACTATGTAAACAGAGGAGGACATGATAAGCGCTGATCGCACAACAGGTTTGATCCGAGTTGAGTCTTGAAGCTCGTTCTGTATACTGTGGACTGATAACATCCAAAACCATAAACACATGAGTTCTTGTACACATAGCAGAGAAAGAGGCGTGTTTTGAGTAGTTGTTGTTACCGTTAGAATGACAAATGAATGCGTTGACAAGAACAGGAACAACGGTGAAGAGTTTCAAGACCGATGACAAGTCAGTGAAACTTGGCAACAGTTTTGGCTTCATCAAACCACCGCTGAAAAACTTTGTAGCGACGATTGCCCCAGTGATGACAAGAAAAAGAACCGCTAGAGCAAGTGATGTGGCAGATGCGAATCTCAA
The DNA window shown above is from Brassica oleracea var. oleracea cultivar TO1000 unplaced genomic scaffold, BOL UnpScaffold00667, whole genome shotgun sequence and carries:
- the LOC106319870 gene encoding probable sodium-coupled neutral amino acid transporter 6; translated protein: MAPEDEEVHNDLTEQLVKTSESDDHAEFKGASFNGAVLNLATTIIGAGIMALPATMKILGLVPGIVMIVLMAFLTDKTIEILLRFSGIGNARSYGALMQDSFGRPGRIVLQVAVLVSNIGVLIVYMIIIGDVFEDMLEERLGKTWWDQRTIVLLFTTCVFAPFTAFKQIDDLRFASATSLALAVLFLVITGAIVATKFFSGGLMKPKLLPSFTDLSSVLKLFTVVPVLVNAFICHSNVHSIQNELQDSTRIKPVVRSALIMSSSVYIVTSLFGYLLFGESTRDDVLKNFDTHLKIPYGLVISDAVRVSYAAHLMLVFPIIFYPLRVNVDGLFFPTAPSLTTSNLRFRSITAALIAVIFVGANFIPSIWDAFQLIGATASVCIGFIFPAAVILKDRHNRATKMDKTIAIFVIVLAVFSNAIAMYSDVCALLKKHKSTFPM
- the LOC106319869 gene encoding cysteine--tRNA ligase 2, cytoplasmic-like — encoded protein: MDMDAEKMKLKLYNTMTQQKEDFVPITPGKVGLYVCGITAYDFSHIGHARAAVSFDVLYRYLKHLSYEVNFVRNFTDVDDKIIIRANESGENPLELSNRFCEEYLVDMGALQCLLPTHQPRVSDHMDHIITMILKIIEKDCGYVVEGDVFFSVDKSPNYGKLSGQLLEHTRAGERVAVDSRKRNPADFALWKAAKPDEPSWESPWGPGRPGWHIECSAMSAHYLSPRFDIHGGGADLKFPHHENEIAQTCAACEDGGVNYWLHNGHVTINNEKMAKSKKNFKTIREITESYHPLALRHFLMSAHYRSPLSFSASQLDSSSDALFYVYQTLQDLDDALLPYREAMAEDGGKAQQTAEAKDVINKLKSEFEAKMLDDLNTAHILTGAYQDALKFINASIGKLKKMQKKQRLSMLVSLVEIEKAATEVLDVLGLLTTLSYAEILKEMKQKTLTRAGLSEEDIEQKIEERIMARQKKEFEKSDQIRAELTVHGIALMDIGKETVWRPCFPSQANSSDGDKSTS